The proteins below are encoded in one region of Hordeum vulgare subsp. vulgare chromosome 3H, MorexV3_pseudomolecules_assembly, whole genome shotgun sequence:
- the LOC123442153 gene encoding CASP-like protein 4D1 encodes MASSRRALPVATLALRVLALLLLAASIIIIATAKIRESIFDEEAVITFKDLYAYQYVLAVGVVGCAYNLVAALFVAINIAGRRKMIGGGEAGTVLLICADAVFAVLIATGGAVGLGLTVEAQRRFGDILDSSSRAFFIRVDISCGALLLASLCVVFIVMISSYSLTK; translated from the exons ATGGCGTCCTCGCGCCGCGCCCTGCCCGTGGCGACCCTGGCCCTCCGGGTCCTcgcgctgctcctcctcgccgcctccatcatcatcatcgccaccgCCAAAATCCGGGAGAGCATCTTCGACGAGGAAGCCGTCATCACATTCAAGGATTTATACGCCTACCA GTATGTGCTGGCCGTGGGTGTCGTCGGTTGCGCCTACAACCTGGTGGCGGCTTTGTTCGTGGCGATCAACATcgccgggaggaggaagatgatcggCGGCGGCGAGGCCGGCACCGTTCTCCTCATCTGCGCCGACGCC GTGTTCGCCGTGCTGATCGCCACGGGAGGAGCGGTGGGCTTGGGTCTCACGGTGGAGGCCCAGCGACGGTTCGGCGATATCTTGGATTCGAGCTCCAGGGCATTCTTCATCAGGGTTGACATCTCCTGCGGCGCGCTGTTGCTGGCATCCCTCTGCGTCGTGTTCATCGTCATGATCTCCTCTTACTCCCTCACCAAGTAG